The proteins below are encoded in one region of Acidobacteriota bacterium:
- a CDS encoding RNA-binding protein — MTKRIYVGNLPFSSDEDEVRDLFEAYGEVNSVHMPTDRATGRPRGFAFVEMSEEDADAAIEELNGQDHGGRALTVNEARPRSDRGGGGGRGGGGGGRGGRRGGRW, encoded by the coding sequence ATGACAAAGAGAATCTACGTTGGAAACCTGCCCTTCAGCTCTGATGAAGACGAAGTCAGGGATCTTTTCGAGGCCTACGGAGAAGTCAACTCCGTTCACATGCCTACCGACCGCGCTACGGGTCGACCTCGCGGCTTCGCCTTCGTCGAAATGAGCGAGGAAGATGCTGATGCGGCCATCGAGGAACTCAATGGCCAAGATCACGGCGGACGCGCTCTGACGGTCAATGAAGCCCGTCCCCGCAGCGACCGCGGCGGAGGGGGCGGCCGCGGTGGAGGCGGAGGAGGCCGCGGAGGCCGTCGCGGCGGTCGTTGGTAG
- a CDS encoding ABC transporter permease, producing MLLLEAIKIAFANLTRHKLRTVLTMLGIIFGVAAVLSMLSIGAGAEQEALSVIQKMGLRNIIVQAKDFEEEELKVLRQDSPGLSRRDMQALRRALPPGTLVVGKRKLKTYQIVSAQGKSDSAVYGVGALFPHVSSVSVVEGAFFLPIDEHQAHQVCVLGTTARRKLFGVSDAVGEQVKINDEWFTVIGVLADQTIEREEFEGVKVSNPNNDILVPLETLLSKFELKPFEDELDEVVVRIPESADLKTQAALISGMMASMHRQIDDFSLVVPERLLQQQRQTQRIFNIVMGAIASISLLVGGIGIMNIMLASVLERTSEIGLRRALGARQRDVSRQFVMEAVAISLAGALLGISLGYGISELVSAYSGWPTIVTPLSIVLGVGVSSTVGLVFGIYPARQASRISPIEALRYE from the coding sequence ATGTTACTTCTTGAAGCCATAAAGATCGCCTTCGCCAACCTGACCCGCCACAAGCTGCGCACGGTGCTGACCATGCTGGGCATTATCTTCGGGGTGGCGGCCGTCCTCTCCATGCTCTCCATCGGCGCCGGCGCCGAGCAGGAGGCCCTCTCGGTCATCCAGAAAATGGGTCTTCGCAACATCATCGTGCAGGCCAAGGACTTCGAAGAGGAGGAGTTGAAGGTGCTGCGTCAGGATTCTCCGGGCTTGAGCCGGCGCGACATGCAGGCCCTCAGGAGAGCCCTGCCGCCGGGGACGCTGGTCGTGGGAAAGCGCAAGCTCAAGACTTACCAGATCGTGTCCGCTCAGGGGAAATCCGACTCGGCCGTTTACGGGGTCGGAGCCCTCTTCCCCCACGTCTCGAGCGTAAGCGTGGTGGAAGGCGCCTTTTTCCTGCCCATCGACGAACATCAGGCCCACCAGGTCTGCGTGCTGGGTACCACCGCCCGCCGCAAGCTTTTCGGCGTCAGCGACGCCGTGGGGGAGCAGGTCAAGATCAACGACGAGTGGTTCACCGTCATCGGAGTGCTGGCCGACCAGACCATCGAGCGGGAAGAATTCGAGGGGGTCAAGGTCAGCAATCCCAACAATGACATCCTGGTGCCCCTGGAGACCCTTCTCAGCAAGTTCGAGCTGAAGCCCTTCGAGGACGAGTTGGACGAGGTGGTGGTGCGCATTCCGGAGTCGGCGGACCTGAAGACCCAGGCCGCCCTCATCTCGGGAATGATGGCCAGCATGCACCGGCAGATCGACGATTTCTCCCTGGTAGTGCCCGAGCGCCTCCTGCAGCAGCAGCGGCAGACCCAGCGCATCTTCAACATCGTCATGGGCGCCATCGCCTCCATCTCCCTGCTGGTGGGCGGCATCGGCATTATGAACATCATGCTGGCTTCAGTGCTGGAGCGCACCAGCGAGATCGGGCTGAGGCGCGCCCTGGGAGCCCGCCAGCGCGATGTCAGCCGTCAGTTCGTGATGGAAGCCGTGGCCATTTCCCTGGCCGGAGCGCTGCTGGGAATCTCGCTGGGATACGGAATCTCAGAACTCGTCTCGGCCTATTCCGGCTGGCCTACCATCGTAACGCCGCTATCCATCGTGCTGGGCGTGGGCGTCTCCAGCACCGTGGGACTGGTCTTCGGCATCTACCCCGCCCGCCAGGCCTCGCGGATTTCGCCCATTGAAGCCTTGCGCTACGAATAA
- a CDS encoding DUF1572 family protein, which translates to MTRRDEISVMQARNRQLAHYASHAGQILLHGQAAARGRETYTISRSRPRCAVRTLATNDRRDGLRGLLRLHRGRPLRRGRCGDGLH; encoded by the coding sequence TTGACACGACGAGACGAAATCTCGGTCATGCAGGCCCGAAATCGCCAACTGGCCCACTACGCTTCTCACGCAGGCCAGATCCTTCTTCATGGCCAAGCGGCTGCGCGGGGCCGGGAGACTTACACGATATCGCGTTCCCGGCCCCGATGCGCCGTCAGGACGCTGGCTACCAACGACCGCCGCGACGGCCTCCGCGGCCTCCTCCGCCTCCACCGCGGCCGCCCCCTCCGCCGCGGTCGCTGCGGGGACGGGCTTCATTGA
- a CDS encoding homoserine O-acetyltransferase, giving the protein MNKLPAARIWKDERPLELQYGSRLQPIEVAYETWGRLNGERDNAVLILPAFSAHSHARSSAADPKPGWWEAMIGPGLAFDTDRWYVVCASLLGGCYGTTGPPSLNPSTGRSYAADFPIISVRDIVNVQARLLDHLGIDRVQAAAGGSLGGMEALELAVHHPSRAAKIIALAATERTRPYTATIRRIGRLAIMSDPKFKDGYYDEQPASGLKLARELGTIYYRSRSEFNQRFSCRPLDEDNISIGGINFDFESYLNHQGGKAPKLFDANTYLRLSLAMDLHDVTRGYGSVTAAFSRVQAESYIVGTQQDLLIPIDEQEGIYKALRSVGKKAHYDEMSSLYGHDAFLKEFDWMTPRIQEFLAS; this is encoded by the coding sequence ATGAACAAACTACCGGCAGCGCGGATCTGGAAGGATGAAAGGCCGCTTGAACTGCAGTACGGCTCGCGCCTGCAGCCCATTGAAGTCGCCTACGAAACCTGGGGACGCCTCAATGGCGAGCGCGACAATGCCGTCCTCATCCTGCCCGCCTTCTCGGCCCACTCTCACGCCCGCTCCAGCGCCGCCGACCCCAAGCCGGGATGGTGGGAGGCCATGATCGGTCCGGGACTGGCTTTCGACACCGATCGCTGGTACGTCGTCTGCGCCTCGCTGCTGGGAGGATGCTACGGAACCACCGGACCGCCCTCCCTCAACCCCTCCACGGGACGCTCCTACGCCGCCGACTTTCCCATCATCTCGGTGCGCGACATCGTCAACGTGCAGGCCCGTCTGCTCGACCACCTGGGCATCGACCGGGTGCAGGCTGCCGCCGGCGGATCCCTGGGAGGCATGGAAGCCCTGGAACTGGCCGTGCACCATCCCTCCCGCGCCGCCAAGATCATCGCACTGGCCGCCACCGAGCGGACGCGTCCCTACACCGCCACCATCCGCCGCATCGGCCGCCTGGCCATCATGTCCGATCCCAAATTCAAGGACGGATACTACGACGAGCAGCCCGCCAGCGGACTCAAGCTGGCTCGGGAGCTGGGCACCATCTACTACCGTTCGCGCAGCGAATTCAACCAGCGCTTTTCCTGCCGCCCGCTGGACGAAGACAACATCTCAATCGGAGGCATCAACTTCGACTTCGAGTCTTATCTCAATCACCAGGGCGGCAAGGCCCCCAAGCTCTTCGATGCCAACACCTACCTGCGGCTGTCGCTGGCCATGGACCTGCACGACGTCACCCGCGGCTACGGAAGCGTGACGGCGGCCTTTTCGCGGGTGCAGGCCGAGTCCTACATCGTCGGCACCCAGCAAGACCTGCTCATTCCCATCGACGAGCAGGAAGGCATCTACAAGGCTCTGCGCTCGGTGGGCAAGAAAGCCCACTACGACGAGATGTCGAGCCTCTACGGCCACGATGCCTTCCTCAAGGAATTCGACTGGATGACGCCCCGCATCCAGGAATTCCTGGCCTCCTAG
- a CDS encoding response regulator, giving the protein MNDGHRLSVLLVDDDEDLRAALAEFLQDEGYQVSYCGSCREARELLEDAAYSCHMLLTDLKLPDGDGLEVVRTAKASQPDIVAAVMTGYASLETALKAIRVGAYDYVTKPFNFDEVEILLHNMSDKVRLVEENRRIHERLDALNRNLEDLSTIRMELSRLNRTLSEGLEALNDRLDRMAGEEEGTVVRKLPPYRQGH; this is encoded by the coding sequence ATGAATGATGGCCACCGATTGTCCGTGCTGCTGGTCGACGACGACGAAGACCTGAGAGCCGCTTTGGCGGAATTCCTCCAGGATGAGGGATATCAGGTCAGCTATTGCGGTAGCTGCCGCGAGGCCAGAGAGCTGCTGGAAGACGCTGCCTATTCCTGCCACATGCTGTTGACCGACCTCAAGTTGCCCGACGGCGACGGGTTGGAAGTGGTACGCACCGCCAAGGCCAGTCAGCCCGACATCGTGGCCGCCGTCATGACCGGATACGCCTCGCTGGAGACGGCCCTCAAGGCCATCCGGGTGGGAGCCTACGACTACGTCACCAAGCCCTTCAATTTCGACGAGGTCGAGATCCTGCTTCACAACATGAGCGACAAGGTGCGCCTGGTTGAAGAGAACCGCCGCATCCACGAGCGCCTAGACGCACTCAACCGCAATCTGGAAGATCTCAGTACCATCCGCATGGAACTCTCCCGCCTCAACCGCACCCTCAGCGAAGGTCTGGAAGCCCTCAACGACCGTCTTGACCGGATGGCGGGGGAAGAGGAGGGAACGGTGGTGCGCAAGCTGCCTCCCTACCGCCAGGGCCACTAG
- a CDS encoding RiPP maturation radical SAM C-methyltransferase, whose amino-acid sequence MPKYDFKDILQPNDALIIVPPFAGLDRPSLGSHVLQACAKEAGFRVSVLYANLLLAEHIGDLLYSAICYAPMAGFLGERFWARSAYGVPPLGRKMDFDWDVYWQDSVQHPDLKFTLDKYKELESKAEPWAEAIADAVAEIGFKFVGATTTFEQTAASVALLNRIKERSPETVTLLGGANCEGEMGHGILSLKASIDYIFSGESEVTFPEFLQAASEERLPEEPIIQGKPCMDLDSVPITDFSEFYSQYESFLSNESVVKKDRKNNVWLPYEASRGCWWGAKHHCTFCGINGGTLTFREKSPDVVISQLNQLLEKHPTNRVCMVDNIMPYTFFKSLIPRMPEEVSDVHMFYEQKANLSLDQVRSLKEAGVAVIQPGIEALSSSLLRRMDKGVKAKQNIALLRYARSVRLGVNWNLLFGFPGDKKSDYLETMALFPFLSHLQPPNGFYRLSLDRFSPYHSNSEKYGITRKYPWPGLEEFLPEGADAMKISYHFFGDYQSDAMSNRDLMVEIRNEIRKWQEKWNQPEQPRPLLEVTPLSREYYMLMDTRPLEDQRQVQFFNWEQTIDLLTEHPLSRKDELQWMLDSNLAVIVDERIVPLATASASLIEAAEQMARRRQRSLDVVLPIIQSERSEYVA is encoded by the coding sequence ATGCCGAAATATGACTTTAAGGACATCTTGCAGCCCAATGACGCCTTGATCATCGTGCCGCCTTTTGCGGGCCTTGACCGCCCTTCGCTGGGATCTCACGTCTTGCAGGCTTGCGCCAAGGAGGCGGGCTTCCGGGTGAGCGTTCTCTACGCCAACCTGCTCCTGGCCGAGCACATCGGCGACCTTCTCTATTCCGCCATCTGCTACGCTCCCATGGCGGGCTTTCTGGGAGAACGCTTCTGGGCCCGCAGCGCTTACGGCGTCCCGCCTCTGGGGCGAAAGATGGACTTCGACTGGGACGTCTACTGGCAGGACAGCGTTCAGCATCCGGACTTGAAATTCACCTTGGACAAATACAAGGAACTGGAGTCGAAAGCGGAACCCTGGGCCGAGGCGATAGCCGATGCAGTGGCCGAGATCGGGTTCAAGTTCGTGGGGGCCACCACCACTTTCGAGCAGACCGCGGCCAGCGTTGCGCTGCTCAACCGAATCAAGGAGCGCTCGCCGGAAACCGTCACCTTGCTGGGCGGGGCCAACTGCGAGGGCGAAATGGGCCACGGCATCCTCAGCCTGAAGGCCAGCATCGACTACATCTTCTCGGGGGAAAGCGAAGTGACGTTCCCCGAGTTTCTGCAGGCTGCATCGGAGGAGCGTTTGCCTGAGGAGCCCATCATTCAGGGCAAGCCCTGCATGGATTTGGACAGCGTCCCCATTACCGACTTCTCCGAGTTCTATTCCCAGTACGAATCCTTTCTCTCCAACGAGTCGGTGGTCAAAAAAGACAGGAAGAACAACGTCTGGCTTCCTTACGAGGCCAGCCGCGGGTGCTGGTGGGGAGCTAAGCACCATTGCACCTTTTGCGGCATCAACGGGGGCACCCTGACCTTCCGCGAGAAATCGCCGGACGTGGTCATCAGCCAGTTGAATCAGCTCTTGGAAAAGCATCCCACCAACCGGGTCTGCATGGTCGACAACATCATGCCCTACACTTTCTTCAAGTCGCTGATTCCGCGCATGCCCGAGGAAGTCTCCGACGTGCACATGTTCTACGAGCAGAAGGCCAATCTCTCCCTCGACCAGGTCAGGTCGCTCAAGGAGGCCGGCGTTGCCGTCATTCAGCCGGGGATCGAGGCGCTCTCAAGTTCGCTTCTGCGCCGCATGGACAAGGGAGTCAAGGCCAAACAGAACATCGCCTTGCTCCGCTACGCCCGCTCGGTGCGCCTGGGCGTCAACTGGAACCTGCTTTTCGGATTCCCGGGCGACAAGAAGAGCGACTACCTGGAGACGATGGCGCTGTTTCCCTTCCTCAGCCACTTGCAGCCTCCCAACGGCTTCTACCGGCTCAGTCTCGACCGCTTCAGTCCCTACCACAGCAATTCCGAAAAATACGGAATCACGCGCAAATACCCCTGGCCGGGATTGGAAGAGTTCCTGCCGGAGGGGGCCGACGCCATGAAGATCTCCTACCATTTCTTCGGCGACTACCAGAGCGATGCCATGAGCAACAGGGACCTGATGGTCGAGATCCGCAACGAGATCAGGAAATGGCAGGAGAAATGGAACCAGCCCGAGCAACCGCGTCCGCTGCTGGAGGTCACTCCCCTGTCGCGCGAGTACTACATGCTCATGGACACTCGTCCTCTGGAAGACCAGCGGCAAGTCCAGTTCTTCAACTGGGAGCAGACCATCGACCTCTTGACCGAGCATCCTCTGTCCCGCAAGGACGAACTGCAGTGGATGCTCGACTCCAATCTGGCCGTCATCGTGGACGAGCGCATCGTGCCGCTGGCCACGGCCTCGGCCAGCCTGATCGAGGCGGCCGAACAAATGGCGCGCAGGAGACAACGCTCCCTGGACGTCGTCCTTCCCATCATTCAAAGCGAGCGATCCGAGTATGTCGCCTGA
- a CDS encoding efflux RND transporter periplasmic adaptor subunit — MTLRRVVMLMRLQSLKRLTLLLFLSTAGMAAGMAASFAGSASDDQRSVGEPLEVEKRAWTSYKTFSGDLKAFNSSVVTAPSVSRIWNFTITYLIPEGTQVAPGEVLVRFDASDLELERLEKEKEKEEARLKVDQKEAEIETRRQDLLLEVAQAEKNLKVARLDADIQPGLIARSELEERRFELERAGVALEKARERLHNLEESAQAEMAVARLDYEKADLELRRIVTDLKQMEVRAPAPGIVLYADDWRTGRKIQSGDQVQKGFRLIHLPNLEQMVVEARVHHPDVRGLELNTPVEVVLDAYPGNVFKGYLHTLPEAAKSRSFNSSFKYFIMKIMLEEVDYDLMKPGMTARVRMPFERPESLLIPRPALILQPDGKTTVRLASDGSLVEVEVLEAGEDMLAVEGDLSPGDVLSPPRGGVQSDRHQEIEWITVQRDDLDFNISGSGQLRAQKSVFIRPPALPHSWNYKIARLAPEGITVEEGDFVVQFDPTDFLKRLRQEQGDLSRVQKEIERHSNNSQLQIKDLELQLEQAKVEKEKAETKLVTARQFESNREVVKARHEAEFADFKVEALAKKLASLKSSTQLQLKTLEDKARFYEARVQASQKAVQSLTVTAPISGVLVYRPNWNNEKKQVGDQVSIYDTFLGIPDMDTLRVEGQVAEVDAGKLRLGQFVEVTLDALQERSFSGRVVEIGTIFNQVSPTQTAKVLPIIVELDKVDTERMRPGMAARLEVAIERFEDVIAVPLAVIQTDEEGGSYVWVRGDGSRAVKRSVKVGKDNGIVAIIEEGLQEGDQVAERPLQAAATAP; from the coding sequence ATGACATTACGAAGGGTGGTCATGCTTATGCGCCTACAATCTCTGAAGCGATTGACCCTCCTGCTCTTTCTCTCCACAGCCGGGATGGCCGCCGGGATGGCGGCCTCCTTTGCGGGCTCGGCCTCGGACGACCAGAGAAGTGTAGGCGAGCCGCTCGAAGTCGAGAAGAGGGCCTGGACCTCGTACAAGACCTTCAGCGGGGATCTGAAGGCCTTTAACTCGTCCGTCGTCACGGCTCCCAGCGTTTCCCGCATCTGGAACTTCACCATCACCTACCTGATTCCCGAGGGCACTCAGGTAGCACCAGGCGAGGTGCTGGTGCGTTTCGACGCCAGCGACCTGGAATTGGAGCGCCTGGAGAAAGAAAAAGAGAAAGAAGAGGCCCGTCTTAAGGTCGACCAGAAGGAAGCCGAGATCGAAACCCGTCGTCAGGACCTCCTGCTGGAGGTGGCTCAAGCTGAGAAAAATCTCAAAGTGGCTCGGTTGGACGCCGATATCCAGCCCGGACTCATCGCCCGCAGCGAGCTGGAAGAGAGGCGCTTCGAGCTGGAGCGGGCCGGGGTGGCCCTGGAAAAAGCGCGCGAGCGCCTCCACAACCTGGAAGAGAGCGCCCAAGCGGAAATGGCTGTGGCCCGCCTCGACTACGAGAAGGCCGACCTGGAATTGCGGCGCATCGTCACCGACCTGAAGCAGATGGAGGTGCGGGCTCCGGCCCCGGGCATCGTGCTCTACGCCGACGACTGGCGCACCGGACGCAAGATCCAGTCGGGCGACCAGGTGCAGAAGGGCTTCAGGCTGATTCACCTGCCCAACCTTGAGCAAATGGTCGTGGAAGCCCGCGTTCACCATCCCGATGTACGCGGATTGGAACTGAACACCCCGGTGGAAGTCGTTCTCGATGCCTATCCGGGAAACGTCTTCAAGGGCTATCTTCACACCCTCCCCGAGGCCGCCAAGTCGCGCAGCTTCAATTCCAGCTTCAAGTACTTCATCATGAAGATCATGTTGGAGGAAGTCGACTACGACCTCATGAAACCGGGCATGACGGCCCGCGTACGCATGCCCTTCGAGCGTCCCGAGTCGCTGCTCATCCCACGCCCGGCCCTGATCCTTCAGCCTGACGGTAAAACCACCGTCCGCCTGGCCTCCGACGGCAGCTTGGTCGAGGTCGAGGTGCTGGAGGCCGGGGAGGACATGCTGGCGGTGGAAGGCGATCTCTCGCCGGGAGACGTTCTCAGTCCCCCCCGAGGGGGCGTGCAGTCCGATCGCCACCAGGAGATCGAGTGGATCACCGTCCAGCGCGATGATCTGGACTTCAACATCAGCGGCAGCGGGCAGTTACGGGCCCAAAAGTCGGTCTTCATCCGTCCCCCGGCCCTGCCTCATTCCTGGAACTACAAGATCGCCCGCCTGGCTCCCGAGGGTATCACCGTCGAGGAGGGCGACTTCGTGGTGCAGTTCGATCCCACCGACTTCCTCAAGCGCCTGCGTCAGGAACAGGGCGACCTTTCCCGGGTCCAGAAAGAGATCGAACGTCACAGCAACAATTCCCAACTGCAGATCAAGGATCTGGAACTGCAGTTGGAGCAAGCCAAGGTCGAGAAGGAGAAAGCCGAAACCAAACTGGTCACGGCACGCCAGTTCGAGTCCAACCGCGAGGTGGTCAAGGCCCGCCACGAGGCCGAGTTCGCCGATTTCAAGGTGGAGGCCCTGGCAAAGAAACTGGCTTCTCTCAAGTCCTCCACCCAGCTTCAGCTCAAGACGCTGGAAGACAAGGCCCGCTTCTACGAGGCCCGGGTCCAGGCCTCTCAAAAGGCTGTCCAGAGCCTGACCGTCACCGCTCCCATTTCGGGGGTTCTGGTCTATCGTCCCAATTGGAACAACGAAAAGAAGCAGGTAGGCGACCAGGTTTCCATCTACGACACCTTCCTGGGCATCCCCGACATGGATACCCTGCGGGTGGAAGGCCAGGTGGCCGAGGTGGACGCCGGAAAGCTGCGCCTGGGCCAGTTCGTGGAAGTGACCCTTGACGCCTTGCAGGAACGCAGCTTCAGCGGACGCGTGGTGGAAATCGGCACCATCTTCAACCAGGTTTCGCCGACCCAGACCGCCAAGGTCCTGCCCATCATCGTGGAGTTGGACAAGGTCGACACCGAGCGGATGCGTCCCGGAATGGCCGCCCGCCTCGAGGTGGCCATAGAGCGCTTCGAGGACGTCATCGCCGTTCCTCTGGCCGTCATTCAGACCGACGAAGAAGGCGGCTCTTACGTGTGGGTGCGAGGCGACGGCAGCAGAGCCGTCAAACGCAGCGTCAAGGTAGGCAAAGACAACGGAATCGTGGCCATTATCGAAGAGGGCCTGCAGGAGGGCGACCAGGTCGCCGAACGTCCTCTGCAAGCCGCCGCAACGGCCCCTTGA
- a CDS encoding metal-dependent hydrolase, which produces MARLLGHQARLDRRWVVGLSYLGFLSHPALDWLNNYGVRLLMPFDGTWYYGDTLFIVDVWIWAILGGFLFLRRSRSSRWPALLWTLLAILATAAVVLGPERGQLPFQLLWLAAMAALVVLDWLRPQALARPRAAAAALALALVYIFLNRGVTAWAESTALSQMAAGGQEVEKLMASPVPLNFLLRDVVVQTPVGYRFGTFYPLAEPRLRMASRLIPKPPRTPSVSRAFQQPQVCGLVNWARFPWVVVEHASRTDRVYIMDARYRRTPGTGFGGAVVELEAPR; this is translated from the coding sequence TTGGCCCGCCTGCTGGGACATCAAGCGCGGCTCGACCGGCGCTGGGTTGTGGGCCTCAGCTACCTGGGATTCCTCAGCCATCCCGCGCTGGACTGGCTCAACAACTACGGAGTGCGCCTGCTCATGCCTTTCGACGGCACCTGGTACTACGGCGATACCCTCTTTATCGTCGACGTCTGGATTTGGGCGATCCTGGGGGGATTCCTCTTTCTGCGGCGTTCGCGCAGCAGCCGATGGCCCGCCCTGCTGTGGACGCTCCTGGCGATCTTGGCCACGGCCGCCGTAGTTCTGGGACCGGAACGCGGGCAGCTTCCCTTTCAGCTTCTTTGGCTGGCGGCCATGGCGGCCCTGGTGGTGCTGGACTGGCTGCGTCCCCAGGCCCTCGCGCGTCCTCGGGCGGCAGCAGCGGCCCTGGCGCTGGCGCTCGTCTACATCTTCTTAAACCGGGGGGTGACCGCCTGGGCCGAATCGACGGCCCTCAGCCAGATGGCAGCAGGCGGTCAAGAGGTGGAGAAACTGATGGCCTCGCCCGTCCCCCTGAATTTCCTGCTGCGCGACGTAGTGGTGCAGACCCCGGTCGGCTACCGTTTCGGCACCTTCTATCCACTGGCCGAACCGCGCCTGCGAATGGCTTCCCGGCTGATTCCCAAGCCGCCTCGGACTCCGAGCGTGAGCCGCGCCTTCCAGCAGCCCCAGGTGTGCGGGCTGGTCAACTGGGCCCGCTTTCCCTGGGTGGTTGTGGAACACGCTTCCCGCACCGACCGGGTCTACATCATGGACGCCCGCTACAGGCGGACGCCGGGCACCGGTTTCGGCGGCGCCGTGGTGGAACTGGAGGCGCCCCGCTGA
- a CDS encoding efflux RND transporter periplasmic adaptor subunit: MRSALVALIVLLALGSAGYFWQDEAEAWVTSYLDPSQEEPVPTLRLETRPYEVRVPAHGELTGLETTPMLAPRIRGSSLKLAWIVEEGSIVDEGDLLVRFDNTDAQIALEQNRNTVSSFSRQIEQSDSDAKTQEEILKLDRHEADLELDYAQRQIRRDETIFSLQEIQESVVSAALAEFKKENIESKGTIRRRVSQADKQILQIQRDNAESEVEIAQEVLNSLELRAPSQGVAIHSRRGFSRLEVGSQVWGGMPLLELAALYKFQAELQVLETEVSGIEPGAQVELRIAAFPDRVFQGEVRQLAKAPQQVDRQDPRKYFTCHVLLEDVPLELMRQMKTGMRVEGEIRLQQTEDAIILPKSAVIKKDKDFLVFVQQGQDFQERQIEILESDHGFYLVKGVEEGEVVALRHPFEDQKLHLPDFSAPARSSSQRFIMIM, from the coding sequence ATGAGATCTGCCCTCGTCGCCCTTATCGTGCTGCTCGCCCTGGGCTCGGCCGGATATTTCTGGCAGGACGAAGCGGAAGCCTGGGTAACTTCCTACCTGGATCCCTCCCAGGAGGAACCGGTGCCGACCCTGCGTCTGGAAACGCGGCCCTATGAGGTGCGGGTTCCGGCCCACGGAGAATTAACCGGCCTGGAGACGACCCCCATGCTGGCTCCCCGCATCCGCGGCAGCTCGCTCAAGCTGGCCTGGATTGTCGAAGAGGGATCGATTGTCGACGAAGGCGACCTGCTGGTGCGCTTCGACAACACCGACGCCCAAATCGCTCTGGAGCAGAACCGAAATACGGTTTCATCTTTCAGCCGGCAGATCGAGCAGTCCGACAGCGATGCCAAGACCCAGGAAGAAATTCTCAAGCTGGACCGCCACGAGGCCGACCTGGAGCTCGATTACGCCCAAAGACAGATCCGCCGCGACGAGACCATCTTCTCGCTCCAGGAGATTCAGGAGTCGGTGGTCAGCGCCGCCTTGGCCGAGTTCAAGAAAGAGAACATCGAAAGCAAGGGCACCATTCGCAGACGCGTCTCCCAGGCCGACAAGCAGATCCTGCAGATCCAGCGCGACAACGCCGAGTCGGAGGTCGAGATCGCGCAGGAAGTCCTCAATTCGCTGGAATTGCGGGCTCCTTCCCAGGGCGTGGCCATTCACAGCCGCAGAGGCTTCTCGCGACTCGAGGTGGGCTCTCAGGTATGGGGAGGCATGCCGCTTCTCGAACTGGCTGCGCTTTACAAGTTTCAGGCCGAACTGCAGGTGCTGGAAACCGAGGTCAGCGGCATCGAGCCGGGCGCCCAGGTGGAGCTGCGCATTGCCGCTTTCCCCGACAGAGTCTTCCAGGGAGAGGTGCGCCAACTGGCCAAAGCGCCTCAGCAGGTGGACCGCCAAGATCCGCGCAAGTATTTCACCTGCCACGTGCTCCTGGAAGACGTGCCCCTCGAACTCATGCGCCAGATGAAGACCGGAATGCGGGTGGAGGGCGAAATCCGCCTGCAGCAGACAGAAGACGCCATCATCTTGCCCAAAAGCGCCGTGATCAAGAAAGACAAGGACTTTCTCGTCTTCGTCCAGCAGGGCCAGGATTTCCAGGAGCGCCAGATCGAGATCCTGGAGAGCGACCACGGATTCTACTTGGTCAAGGGAGTCGAAGAAGGCGAGGTGGTGGCCCTCCGCCACCCCTTCGAAGACCAGAAACTGCACCTGCCTGACTTCAGTGCGCCGGCCCGAAGCAGCAGCCAGCGCTTCATCATGATCATGTAA